In a genomic window of Helianthus annuus cultivar XRQ/B chromosome 10, HanXRQr2.0-SUNRISE, whole genome shotgun sequence:
- the LOC110883619 gene encoding protein BIG GRAIN 1-like A, with the protein MPERSSRYQQPPPPPPLHRRKTPSFSSSLLDSILRSIDETNDDTLNQQQQVHDYDHDLMFFASSSDQPKRSSKIQPHLINEDERIPSLRRAIMIDHWMETQSNNNNRDHVSRKYFSSDSSSSGATMSETTETPSTYRSLPNSFTVSRDAVSIDKKSEVKFMKSTRLRAMKIYGDLKKVKQPISPGSKISAFIYSLFASSSSSSSKKAKMEESMQNFRSLKKSRSIKQQDSCTSFSRSCMSKKQHSSSSVKRSVRFYPETDTVILDRKSTHERDSYERRWFAEKNYTKNYKSFMEDDDEDDLFELEIATAAYTQELPVFETTDLRKIRKI; encoded by the coding sequence ATGCCGGAGAGAAGTTCTAGGTATCAacaaccaccgccaccaccaccactgcatCGGAGGAAAACTCCGTCCTTCTCCTCCTCTCTCCTGGACTCCATTCTCCGCTCCATTGACGAAACCAACGACGACACCTTAAACCAACAACAACAAGTTCATGATTATGATCATGACCTTATGTTTTTTGCTTCTTCTTCTGATCAGCCAAAGCGGAGCAGTAAAATCCAGCCGCATTTGATAAACGAAGATGAACGGATCCCTAGTCTCCGACGAGCCATCATGATCGACCACTGGATGGAGACTCaatccaacaacaacaaccgtgATCATGTTTCTCGAAAGTACTTCAGTTCGGATTCAAGTAGCAGTGGAGCCACCATGTCTGAAACAACTGAGACTCCCTCAACCTACAGATCCTTACCCAACTCCTTCACCGTCTCTCGAGATGCAGTTTCTATCGATAAAAAGAGTGAAGTAAAGTTTATGAAGTCGACGAGGCTCAGAGCCATGAAGATCTACGGTGATCTGAAGAAAGTCAAACAGCCCATCTCACCAGGTAGTAAGATTTCTGCATTTATTTACTCTCTCTtcgcttcttcttcttcttcttcttcgaagaAAGCCAAGATGGAAGAGTCCATGCAGAACTTCAGATCGTTGAAGAAATCACGGTCCATTAAACAGCAGGACAGCTGCACTTCCTTTTCAAGGTCTTGTATGAGCAAGAAGCAGCATAGCAGTAGTAGTGTGAAAAGGTCTGTTAGGTTTTATCCTGAAACCGATACTGTTATTCTGGATCGAAAATCAACCCATGAACGTGATTCGTATGAGAGACGGTGGTTTGCGGAGAAGAACTACACCAAGAATTACAAGAGTTTTATGGAAGACGATGATGAAGACGATCTGTTTGAGTTGGAGATTGCAACTGCTGCTTACACACAAGAACTGCCTGTCTTTGAAACAACTGATTTAAGGAAGATTAGGAAGATCTAA
- the LOC110886990 gene encoding replication protein A 70 kDa DNA-binding subunit A, whose product MPVNLTSNAIPLILSGDMNSKPLLQVLDIKLIGSSQERYRLLLSDSVSTQQAMLATQLNDRVKTGTVLKGSVVQLIEYICSTIQNRKIIVVLNMETIIPECEIIGNPKMHAESDTKAHNPVSNGISQHTTVPSTNRSVPKNLSNSTQTFRPTVQPAYQPPPVYKNHGSIMKNEAPARIIPIAALNPYQGRWAVKARVTAKGDLRRYNNAKGDGKVFSFDLLDSDGGEIRVTCFNAVVDRFYDTIEVGKVYIISKGSLKPAKKNFNHLNNEWEIFLESSSTIDLCPDEDSSIPQQQFSFKPIMEIETAENNSIIDVIGIVTSVKPCVPVLRKNGMETQKRDLNLKDQSGRSVELTLWGEFCNREGQKLQELVNSGSAPVLAVKAGKVNDFSGKSVGTVSSTQLFIDPDSPEASNLRAWYDRVGRNLDSQSISRDLQGGLKTDKRKTISQIKDEGLGRSDKADWVTVKATITFIKTDNFCYTACPLTIGDKQCTKKVTKSGSSKWQCDRCNQEFEECDYRYLLQCQVQDHTGLTWVTAFQEAGEEILGCSAKELYMMKSEGDDERFGNVIKSRLFGEVLLKLKIKEETYGDEQRVKITVFKLDGLNYSSDTKFLLGLIPAK is encoded by the exons ATGCCTGTGAATTTGACATCTAACGCGATTCCGCTGATTCTCTCCGGCGACATGAACTCGAAGCCGCTGCTACAGGTATTAGACATCAAACTCATCGGCTCTTCACAGGAACGCTACCGTTTACTCCTCTCCGATTCTGTTTCCACTCAGCAAGCAATGCTCGCCACTCAGCTTAATGATCGAGTCAAAACCGGCACCGTTCTCAAAGGATCCGTTGTTCAGCTCATCGAATACATTTGCAGCACTATTCAAAATCGCAA GATTATTGTTGTTCTGAACATGGAAACCATTATACCTGAATGTGAAATTATTGGTAACCCAAAGATGCATGCTGAATCTGACACTAAGGCTCACAATCCAGTTTCTAATGGCATCTCTCAGCACACAACAGTACCATCTACTAATCGTTCAGTTCCGAAAAATTTGAGCAACAGCACTCAAACCTTCCGACCAACTGTTCAACCTGCATACCAACCTCCACCAGTTTACAAAAATCACGGGTCAATCATGAAGAATGAGGCCCCAGCCCGTATCATCCCGATTGCCGCCCTCAACCCATACCAAGGTAGATGGGCTGTTAAAGCTAGAGTAACTGCAAAAGGAGATCTCCGCCGCTACAACAATGCAAAGGGAGATGGAAAAGTCTTCTCATTTGACCTTCTTGACTCAGATGGAGGTGAAATACGGGTCACTTGTTTCAATGCAGTTGTTGACCGTTTTTATGACACCATTGAAGTTGGTAAGGTCTACATAATATCAAAAGGTAGTTTAAAACCTGCTAAAAAGAACTTCAATCATCTGAATAACGAATGGGAGATTTTCCTTGAGTCGTCCTCCACCATTGATCTTTGCCCGGATGAAGATTCGTCAATCCCACAGCAACAATTTTCGTTTAAACCTATCATGGAGATAGAAACTGCCGAAAATAATTCAATCATCGACGTCATTGGCATTGTTACATCAGTCAAACCTTGTGTGCCTGTCCTAAGGAAAAACGGAATGGAAACTCAAAAACGAGACCTAAATCTAAAAGATCAATCAGGTAGAAGTGTAGAGCTAACACTTTGGGGGGAGTTCTGTAATCGTGAAGGTCAAAAGCTTCAAGAACTGGTCAATTCTGGTTCTGCCCCTGTTTTAGCTGTGAAAGCTGGGAAAGTAAATGACTTTTCTGGTAAATCTGTAGGGACAGTTTCGTCAACTCAGTTATTCATAGATCCAGATTCCCCTGAGGCCAGTAATCTGAGAGCTTGGTATGATAGAGTAGGCAGAAACCTTGATTCTCAATCCATTTCCCGTGATTTGCAAGGAGGATTGAAAACCGATAAACGAAAAACTATATCTCAGATAAAAGATGAAGGCCTTGGTAGATCAGATAAAGCAGATTGGGTGACTGTAAAAGCAACCATCACTTTCATTAAAACTGACAACTTCTGTTACACGGCGTGTCCGTTGACAATTGGAGATAAACAATGCACTAAGAAAGTAACAAAGTCAGGGAGCTCAAAATGGCAATGTGACCGTTGCAATCAAGAGTTTGAAGAATGTGATTATAGATATCTACTTCAATGTCAGGTTCAAGATCACACTGGGTTGACATGGGTGACTGCTTTTCAAGAAGCGGGTGAAGAAATCTTGGGGTGCTCTGCGAAAGAGTTGTACATGATGAAATCTGAAGGCGATGATGAACGATTTGGAAATGTGATTAAAAGCCGTCTTTTTGGTGAGGTGCTTTTGAAGCTGAAAATCAAAGAGGAAACCTATGGTGATGAACAAAGGGTTAAAATAACCGTTTTTAAGTTGGATGGGCTGAACTACTCTTCTGACACCAAGTTTCTGTTGGGTTTAATCCCAGCAAAATAA
- the LOC110886988 gene encoding PHD finger protein ALFIN-LIKE 4, with protein MDGGGRGGVYNPRTVEEVYRDFQGRRNGLIKALTTDVERFYRQCDPEKENLCLYGFPSEQWEVNLPAEEVPPELPEPALGINFARDGMPENDWLSLVAVHSDAWLLSVAYYFGARFGFDKSDRKRLFNMINDLPTIFEVVAGYCKKQTISNHSSTKSKSNTKGRGSESQMKYTKMQGKEDEEDDELEYEDEDEHGDTLCGACGENYASDEFWICCDICERWFHGKCVKITPARAEHIKQYKCPSCSSNKRARP; from the exons ATGGACGGTGGAGGTCGTGGTGGCGTATACAATCCGAGAACCGTCGAAGAAGTTTACAGAGATTTTCAAGGCCGTCGTAACGGCTTGATAAAAGCTCTCACAACCG ATGTTGAACGGTTTTATCGGCAATGCGATCCAG AGAAAGAAAACCTTTGCCTGTATGGGTTCCCTAGTGAACAATGGGAAGTTAACTTACCAGCAGAAGAGGTGCCCCCAGAGCTCCCTGAACCTGCATTAGGAATTAACTTTGCACGCGATGGAATGCCTGAAAATGATTGGCTGTCTCTCGTTGCTGTTCATAGTGATGCATGGTTGCTTTCTGTGGCTTATTATTTTGGTGCAAGATTTGGTTTTGACAAATCAGACAG GAAACGTCTCTTCAATATGATAAATGATCTCCCAACTATCTTTGAGGTTGTGGCCGGATATTGCAAGAAACAGACCATCTCTAATCATAGCAGCACTAAATCCAAGTCAAACACAAAAGGG AGAGGATCTGAATCCCAGATGAAATACACAAAGATGCAAGGAAAAgaggatgaagaagatgatgaattggagtatgaagatgaagatgaacatGGAGATACGTTATGCGGAGCTTGTGGAGAGAATTATGCATCTGATGAATTCTGGATCTGCTGTGATATATGTGAGAGGTGGTTTCATGGCAAGTGTGTGAAAATTACACCTGCAAGAGCTGAACACATCAAACAGTACAAGTGTCCTTCATGTAGTAGCAATAAGCGAGCACGTCCATGA